TGCCACTCGTGGCTGGTAGATGCAAAGTTTCGGCTAGCCAACGACAATAGctcgaaaatggtgttgggCGAGAGTTTAATATGGTCCGCCATGTTCTATTGCATATGTAGAGTCTCGCGTGGCCAACAAGGTTGCGCTAGTCAACCTTCTACAGAGGCATGCTGTCCACAGACACCAAGGAACACACTTGATTTGCTTCAGATAGTGTGGCTCAGCAGAGACCTTTATAGAATAGCTAGATACCTAAAAAGCTAGGCGTATTTCTAGAGGCTAGCAATCCACTTAGTATTGTGTATGAGGGGAACCATGCATACTTGGAGGATAGAGTTATAGTCGGCCTTTTTTGATCTCTTATATTAACGTCTTTATTCCTTTATGGATAGTTTTATTGCCATTACCTGTATTAGGCAAAAACCCTTGGGTTCATCTACACGCTACTCAAAACATTTGAACAACACCTCCCTTTACACCAACAAGCACTAAAAGTCGggcagaaaaacaaaaatcgTCTACTCGTTTTACTACATCTCAGAGAAAAAACGTATTGTATAGTACTACTTTTACAAGTGCTGTTTGCATCGCAACAGAAATCTATATTTTGGCGCCCTTCAATGCAGCCGCCCCTCCAAACTGATAAATCTTGACGAGTTGGCGCACGGCCAAGTCCAAAAGCACATCCTCCGAGCCGCCGGGAATCCGAGCACCAGGAACATCTCGGTAAATAGCTGTCAAGCAGTCTGGTCAGTAATCCGGCACTACAAAACTGTACACGGCCACGACAtggcaaaaagcaaaaacTTACCCTCAACTAATGCCCCCTGTCCCGAGGCCGTAAACCCGTTGCCACCAAACAGCAAAACGGCCACCTGAGCGCACTCGTTCAAGACCATGGcagacttggccttggccagggccgTGATGCCGCCCAGTTTCAAGTCGGCCTCCTGCGACGAGAGGTGGCACAGCTGATAGAGGAGCTGCTCCGTCCAGGCGTTCATCGTCTCcagctcggcgccggccttggccagccggTGCCGCACAACAGGTTGGTCCATGAGCTTTTTGCCAAAGGCATCCCGCTTGAGGCAGTACTcaaaggcggcggcgagcgcgGTCCGGGCCTGGCGCGTGACGCccacggcgatgatgagaCGCTCGTGGTTGAAGTTTGTGAGGATGATGCGCAGGCCGTCGCCCTCTCTGCCGAGGAGGTTCTCCACGGGGACCTTGACGTTGTCGAGCTCGATGTAGGTGGTGCCGCCGGCCTTTTGGCCGCCGAcggggaggcggcgcatCGTCACGCCGGGGTATCCCTTGAGcgggacgatgatgacggaGAGCCCGGCGCGTCCTGGCCCCCCCGTGCGCACCGCCATGGTGGTGTAGTCGGACCAGATGCCGTTCGTGATCCTGGGCCATGTTAGATGGGACTTGAGCGGGATTGCATTTGCTGCCGAGGGTTTACCATTTCTTTGCTCCGTTGATGATGTAGtgcttgccgtcggcggtCTTCTCcgccgtggtggtgatgttggccaCGTCGCTGCCCGCGTCGGGTTCCGTGATGGCAATGCACGTGCGTTTTCTGCCGGTGAGGAAATCGGGGAGGAAGCGTTGCTTGAGCTCTTTGCTGCCCCATTTGACAATGGGCGGGATTCCAAAGGCGAAGCCGGCTGTCAGCGAGGCTCCTGGGCCGGCTAGGCCGGAGCGGGCCagctgccatcatcatcagtcACATGGCGCTCCGTGAGCATCGTCCTCGAGCAGTGTAGACGCACCTCGTCGCAGTAGATTCCCGTGTGCAGATAGTCCCACTCCTCGACCTTGACGCCCAGGATGTCGTGGATTCCGAGATCCTTGAGCCATTCTACGGGCAGCGGGGCCGGCATATTGGGCAGCAGCATGCCGCTCTTGCAGAAGGTCGCAAAGACATGCTCAGGAACGGTCCCTTCCTTTTCCCACTCGGCGGCGTTGCTGAGCAAGTTGTCCCATAGGAACCGGCGGCAGGCCTTTTGGAACTGGCGATGTGACTCTGTGTAGTACGGGGAAGGGAGGCCACACAGGTAGGGCGGCTCGGAAAAGGGGACGGGGTTCTCTAGATTATCCGCCATGTTGAGATGGAAGTGTTTCTTGACGTGATGGGGGGGAAGTGGTTCGGATTGGTCGCGCGGTTGCAGTCAGCCTTACATATAACCAGACATTTGACAACATGCGGCTCGAGTTGGCCGAGGCTAAGCCGGTCTCCCCGCACTTGGCGGCTCCACTTCCCGGCCGCCTCCAAATCAAATCGAGCCGAGGAGCCGGCCATTCTTGCCCCGCGTTGGTTGCTGCAAGGGGCTGAGAAGAGCGAGACATGTGCACACGGCTTGCTCTGTTTTATAAGAAGTGGCACGTATAGGGTGCGTGACTAACTGAAGTAATTGATTGCAAGATTTCCCCTTGTGACGCCCGGGCTTCAAACTTGCACGGACCTATGCCCACTACAGGAGGTTATATAGGAAAAAATAAAGCCATTCATGATGATAACTGAATGGGGCCACTCCCAAGTTGCAAACTGCGAGAAGTGTGTATGCGTTCCTATCTCAACCACGAGAGGGACAAGGGGAGGTGCAATTCAAGTTTACTAAAAAGATCCTTTTCCTATAAACATATTAAATAAACAGCGCGTTTCTAACGAATGCAGTTTACTAGAGTTTGTGTCTTGAAGCACCGTTAAAGGAATACAAGTGGATGTAATTACGAAGCAATAGAAATGTTTGCTTTTCGTAATAATAACAATCGTTACGTAGCAGAGTCCAACTACTCACGCAAAATTGGATCAAAATTCCTCCACCCGCCTCTTTCCCCTAGGTATATTGAGTATCGACAGCCATAAATAAAGGCCATATAGCCAACCATGAGTTGAGTCATGGTCTTAGCATTGTCTCGGTTGAAAATGGTGTCGAGAAGTCAGCAGTGAGCAAAAAGAGATTCACTTGCATTCCCCAAGTAAGAAGTTAAATCCTTTCAAGGAATTGACACTCGTCGCTATTGTTTGATCTTATCCTAATTGCTTTGAGAGTAGACATGATTATTCAAGAAAGTGGGCAATATGATATAGCCAAGTACCTTGTGAAATCGCCCGTGTTTGATCGTGTAGACAAAATAGGCAAGTGAGCTAGCTACCTGGGCACATGACGGTTCACTCACCGGGGCATTGTCTACGCGCTGGCGCAGTCTTATAGAAGCGCCGTGCTACATCCTTTACGGCTGGGAGTGTTTCTCAAACACCCCATCGCAATCAGTACTTGTCTCGCGGGAAGGGCTGCAAATATTCGTACGGCTTTCCACCAGAATTCCGTACGACATTGAGCTTTGCGTCTCGTCAAACGTCCCATAATACATATTGTCCGGTTATGCTTTTTTAAACTCGGATACTTCATTATTCGCGTTGGTCGTGCGCTTATAAATTAACCTCGAGCACGTCCGACGGTAAGGGACCCTGCCAGCCCTTCATGGCCATATTTGTACTTCGCTCAACTGGGTCTGAGTCTGATATTTTTTCAAGTCGCTCCTTTTTGTGGTGAATGCTTGGAGCTCTTCAGCGAAACCTTTTTCATCTGGTGATATTTAGCATCTCATGTGATAATGCTATTTAGGGGTCCTACAACCCACTTCAGTCTCTACACCTGAGCTATTTCACCGAGCAATGCACTCTGCAACGAGCACATTGTTACTCCCAGGAAATATGGAGACGATCTGGGTTGGCTGCCTGCGCGCAGGTGTTACCTCACTCCAGGAGTAGGGTGACATTTGATCCCCTTCACATGTGCGATATTCTGGATGGTGGTATGCATCTGGAACAGAAACAATTGGACCTGATCATTGCTACCGTTACAAATGACGTGATTTGGGCTGGGCTATGTGTTCCAAGAGCTTCCTATTTACACTCAATGCTACGTTGGCCTTGGGCAACATTCCCTTTCACATGTTGAGGAGATCTAGCCACGGAATACGTAGGAGTAGAGCGAAATGGCTGCGGCAACATGACTTGTTCTGGATGTAACCTGCTCGGTCCAGTAGGTAAGATGCTTCCAGTATCAGGAAAGGTTTCTAGACGATGCATTTCCAGTCACCGGAGTCTAGGTTGCAGTCGTGTAGTGCCATCGCTTAAGCAAACTGACAGATGTGGAACAACAATACAGTGGGAATCATACATTTACCTGTCCAAGGCCGCCAGCTTTTGATATCGGTGAATATTACTCGATATACTTGATACCGCCGAACTTGCATGGTTGCATACTGTACCCGCGACCGTGCATGTGAAGCAACTTTCCCGGCCCGACAAGCACCCCCTGTTAGGATCTGCACAACTACACCTCTTGGCATGCAAGTAGTTTCCTCGTTGATATATCAAAAAAAATATACGAGGAAACACCGGGTAAAGAGGACATGATGCAATTACACGTGGCCGGCCAATGGCTGCTGACTGGCCTCCCTCGCAGACGTGACTTTGGCGTCGCAGTGCATTCTACGCCCAACGGCAGCTCTCACAGTGTTGGGCTCATATGCACCATCTCTCCCTTCCGGATTCCTGCTTCCTCCGCGGCAACCTCACTCATGCCCAACTGGCCTTTGAAGCAGAAGTTCCAAGCAAACAGAGTCTCATTAGTGGCTTCCTGTTGCTACATGCAAAGCAACCTCGTATAAGAAAAAGGTGATGCACCACATCTGTATTATCCCGCTAATAACCGGTTGTGTGAGTACGTGAGCATTCTACCGGCATGGGGAAGACACGCTTTCCCGCGTGGTATTTGTTAAAATGCCCTCTCTCCTGTTTGCTCTTTCAGGAACAACTAACTCTCTCTTCATGCCAAGTTTCGCCCGACTTAATTTCCGTGTCTTTCCAAGAGCAAAATGACCACCCAAACCACCACACAGATCTTTGAGACCATGTCTGTGCCGGCAGACATGCTGGCCCTCCGCACGGTTGAACAGCCATTCTCCCTTGCTGTTCCCGGGGACGCGCAAATCACAGTGACCTGCCACACCAATGCGAGATACTACCAGAAAGTCACTGTCGAAGACGTCGCTAACAAGAAATCCTGGGTATTTTTCGGATCGGGTGAAGACGAGACGCCAATGGAGATTCAAGGCTCGAAAGAAAAGGGGGTGGTGCTGCTGCACGCCCTGGAGACCGAGGCATCCTTTCGCACCTTGAGGATACTCTGCGAGTACTCCTCCCAAGGGCCCAGCGGCCGCCTTGAAAAATCAGACGTCTTGGTGCCCCAAATGCGTTGTGAATACAACGGACCCCAGCATCTGAAGCGAATTTCATGGGAAATATTCACCGAAGATGGCGTGGACAAGGACTACAACGACTCGGTGCTTCGGATTATGGCGGAGGTGGACAAGAATCTTGGTTAAAATGGACGAGAGCCTAGTCGCTGGCAGACAAGGAGGGCACCATACGGCGGATATGCGTGTTGGCGCCCGGGATTGTGTTTGAGTCCCAGTTAGGCTGGAATTGGACTGGATTCATGGACCAACGTTAGGATATAGTGCTGCGTCGAATACATCTTTGTCGTCTGGTTCCACATAGAATTGGACTAGGCGACTCAAGAGTGCAAAACTGTCTCCGAGTATGTTGTGCTACTGTATTTATGAAAAATATTGATAAGCGTAATAACATATAATACTAGGTGTTTGctggttgctgctggtgtgGCTACAAACTATGTGCTAGTCTGTTAAAAGAATAAGAAGCTCTAGGAAATGATGCCGGCAGCTTTAAAAGGCCCGAATTTAAATTGATCCTTCAATTTTGGCCCGCCCGGCCCAGGGCTTTGCTTACATCTATAACAAGGGCTTACGTTGTCATCTGACCTCGTAATTATCGTGACTGTTGCGACCGCACAGTACGACTACACGCGCTTGCGCGCCCGTATCACCGCGGAGACAGAGATCTAAGCTAGTTTATCTTCGAGTCACGTCCTTGTACCTAAAATCAAAATATAACTACCAGCAACGAGTCTTGAATGAAGGACTCGCTGGTGACTGCCCGCGCAGTTACATTCAGGGCTCAAGAACTCCGGTGAGGTCACTATATCCACGGAATGGAGAGGGCGTccaaagcaacattgaactttgAACCGTTCAGTCAGGGGCGGAAGAGGCCAGCTTGACCCCGGCGGCCAAAAGAGCGATACTGACTAGCAGGGACCCTGGTCCGGAAATAAGGGAATAAGGCACGGAACGTACGAGTGGAGAGAGAAAAACCAACTGCAGACGTGTCATGAACATGGGCTTACATGACTCATGGTGCTAAGCATAATGGGTTAGGTGATGAACACCCGGGAACTACCGTTGCGTCGGCATTTGATCATGCCAGCTTATCGGCTAGTGTTTTGACAGTAACGTGCGGAATGAATCAGCAGCCTCGAGATTTGAGAACCAGATTCATCAATCGGTCCGTTTTGACTAGAACCCTATTTGGTGGGTCAGGTACAAACCTCCAAATCCTATCGTATTTTccaaataaaaaatttaGGAGGTAATTTAAATCAACTTGAATTCTCATAGAACCAAAAGTATAGACTTATTTGGGTCACGACAAAGGGCTTTGATCCGAACACTACGAGAGCGGATCGCACAAGAACTTTATCAGGCCATCATGGAAGCTGCGTAGGCCTATTCGGGGCTGTGTTTAGCCGCGTATATGTGTTACAGCCACATCCTTGTTGCCACCAGGCATCCTgctatatatttttatactGTAACGCATGGGAAGGAATGAAAtatagctttatttatagctGCTACAACAATGAATGTAACATCATGCGCCCGTCGCTAGCTGCtgtctttcttcttccttgagctttttattattatcgTCATGGATACCTTTATTCTTACCACCTATCATTTACCGTGTTCAAGTCAGCAGGGCACCCGGCGGCTTAATTCCACTATACAAAAAAACCCCACAGAGTCGGAAATTACTTGACGCGTGTATTAAGGCCGTCCTATTACCGTAGTTTTATATGTGGAACAGAATCTCATGGAACAAACTAAAGGGTATCAATATTGGTTATCTAGCCAAATATGGTTAATAGTCATGCATACTACCAAAACACTGCTCCTTCTTGACACACTAAAACACAGCTCCGGATGGACCTACCCAGCTATACCGGGATACGAGCGAGTCAGGATTGCTTCAGATGTCAACGGGTGCACATTAGTCTTCTCTACAGTCAATGTCGGATGCGGAGTAGTCGAAGGGACATTTGGTACGACCCATTCTGCTGTTTCATACCACCTCTGTGCTCCTTTAGATTTACTCGTTTGACATGCTTGGCGAATTCATGTACGCCCTGATTCAAGCCCTTCTTCCTGTTGCTAGGTCCGGATGAGCCCACACCATACAATCCATACGCAATGCCGTATCCAGTTACACAGGACCAAGTCTACATGCTCAGAATCAGAAAGATGGAGAATGGAACGCTGAAGAGCCGGTAGCTTACGGAATGAATATGTATATAAGGTCTTGCTGGTGCCACGACTAGGCGAGTCAAACGACAACATCAAATCCAACTTCATCTATTATTCACTTTTCACTCATTTTCCGACATGTTTGGCCTGGCTTGTTTGGCACTCGTCTTACCTCTCACGGCAGCTTTTCCTCAGAGCCGCCCAGAAGAGCAGACGGCCCCCTTCAAAGCTGATCTCCGGGTCGATACCAATCGTGACGGCACGGTCGATCTTAGCGGCAACACTGATAGCAACGGCAAGAATACATGGTCAGAGACCTCTGGCGCCCTTTTCCTCCCCAATATAGGGGTTGCCAGACGCCATTGCGGGAGTGATTACACCTGCCATGATGCTTACACAAACACGCCATGGGCACCAGAATACATGGCTCCGATGCGCACAGTGCCCATGCCCAATATTAGCGACTCTGCCACGGCAACTGTTTCTATCAGTGATCCCGTGGCTCGCAAAAACGTCCGCATATTTCTTGATTATCCGGGGAGGATCGAGGAACTCAACTTCCAAGACCTCATCGACATAAAGCCACTACCACCTCCCGAGAACGACCGTTGGGTGTATCTCGAGAATGACACGCCGATTCCGGCGGACAAGTTGCGACAAGGCCTGACTCTGGGTATCGATTCTCGCGATACCAGACGCCCAGGTAGATAGGACGAGAGGGTTTCGGTCGAGTTCAAGGTGACGGATGGAAGTAGGTCCTCGTCTGACAAGGTCATGCTACGCGTCGCCCCGGTCCTGACACACCATCACCTTCAACCCGTTGAAAAGGTCTTTGTTACCAAAAAGCCTGTCGACGAACAGAtgaccaaggccatggcgagagTTGAGCAAGGTATCCAGAAGAATATGCAAAAAGCAGGCATCGAGGAGCCGCTGCATCGCCTCGATATAGATTACACCTGGGCTCAGGATGTCATGGAGCCAGCCTATGCCAGCATCCCCGGGCCATCAGGACCAATCACCTTGCGCATCCACATGACAGGAAAGCCGGTGCAGGTTGGCATTGCCGAGCAGACTGAAATCTTGCTGTTCCGGGATCTGCGACGAGAGGGGATGGGAGCCGTCCGCCTTGGCAGGTTTCCAGATTTTTTCGAGCACAGAACGCTTGAAGCCGGAGGCAACATCGAGTCGATTCCTCCCTACACGCTCAACGGCAAAAAGTACCCCGCGGGCAGGATTGTCATTGGCGCTACAGACGCGCAGACACCTCAAGCGCTGGCCTATCTCCAGGCCCAGGAAACTCAGGATCCGATAGCACTTGACACGACGTGGCTTTTTGTCAAGCATGTGGACGAAATTGTCAGCTTCCTACCCGCCAAGACATCACGCGGCTGGCGACTGGCCATTCTGGATCCAATGATGGGCTATGAAGCGCTTGGCAAGCTGGACcaagatggccatggcgacgtgCCCTTGACCAGCAAGCCCATGGCGCAAAACTCAACCGTTCCCACGGTCCGCGAATTCTTGGCCGATGAGTCCACCAAGAAGGCTGCTGCCTACAGCACggagaagatgaagcaaGCGCTGAATACTCTCCAGCAAGAAATTGGCATTGCGGACGAGGACGTCGTGAGGATTCCAGCCGTCATCGCCACAATGGACTCGCTGAAGAAGTGGCTGCATGCTCAAGAGAAAGAGGaccccagcagcagcggccacAGGTTCTTGCCACTGAACTCGGCGTTCCCTAGCCAGGTCAATGGCGTCCCGCTGTCCGATTCGGTTTTTATAGCGCCCAAGCCGTGGGGTCCCGTCGTGGATGGCGAGGACATCATGGAGAAGATGTCGAGGGAAGCCTACGCCGCAGCAGGCTTCGATATAGATTTCATCGATGATTGGGAACTACATTTGGGAAGCGGAGACTTGCACTGCTACACGAACACGTTCCGTAACCCGACGGCGCAGTGGTGGTAGGGATCttgtgttacacggaaaaggctCAGCAGCtgtgaagcccaacaaagaGTCCTCACCGACAAAGGCCCTGTTGGCTACACCGGACAACTTGAGCACATGGCCGGGGAAGAGCCCCAGGCACAGACGTTCTTTTCATGTATACGGAGTCTATATAGCGGTCACTGTTCTTTTCCTTCCTCTTGGAAAACgaaggacctttgacacccTCCGAGATTATCTTTAAAATTGACTCTTTTGCTCCAAACCTTCCATTGAACAATGAACTCTAGTGACACGTGGTTAGTGCTAACCGTGCAAATGAGAGATATTGTGACTATAAACTGGCAGTTGTCGCATCTGAATCGCAGTTTAACATCACAATGACTCATGGGCTGGACAAGACTTTTAAAAAAATGAGATTGTTGTACTTTTTGTCACGTTATCAAAGTTGTAGCTGGGCATATTTCGTTttctgtgacaagggcttagTAAGTGCTTGGAGCCAGAGTTCGATttatctaataacagtcCTTGATGTgaaaggtccttggtttttctcAAGACTTAGACGGCCAAAGAGCACATTCCTGCACGAAT
The Metarhizium brunneum chromosome 7, complete sequence genome window above contains:
- the apdG_3 gene encoding Acyl-CoA dehydrogenase apdG, which translates into the protein MADNLENPVPFSEPPYLCGLPSPYYTESHRQFQKACRRFLWDNLLSNAAEWEKEGTVPEHVFATFCKSGMLLPNMPAPLPVEWLKDLGIHDILGVKVEEWDYLHTGIYCDELARSGLAGPGASLTAGFAFGIPPIVKWGSKELKQRFLPDFLTGRKRTCIAITEPDAGSDVANITTTAEKTADGKHYIINGAKKWITNGIWSDYTTMAVRTGGPGRAGLSVIIVPLKGYPGVTMRRLPVGGQKAGGTTYIELDNVKVPVENLLGREGDGLRIILTNFNHERLIIAVGVTRQARTALAAAFEYCLKRDAFGKKLMDQPVVRHRLAKAGAELETMNAWTEQLLYQLCHLSSQEADLKLGGITALAKAKSAMVLNECAQVAVLLFGGNGFTASGQGALVEAIYRDVPGARIPGGSEDVLLDLAVRQLVKIYQFGGAAALKGAKI
- the Padi4_1 gene encoding Protein-arginine deiminase type-4, which translates into the protein MLRVAPVLTHHHLQPVEKVFVTKKPVDEQMTKAMARVEQGIQKNMQKAGIEEPLHRLDIDYTWAQDVMEPAYASIPGPSGPITLRIHMTGKPVQVGIAEQTEILLFRDLRREGMGAVRLGRFPDFFEHRTLEAGGNIESIPPYTLNGKKYPAGRIVIGATDAQTPQALAYLQAQETQDPIALDTTWLFVKHVDEIVSFLPAKTSRGWRLAILDPMMGYEALGKLDQDGHGDVPLTSKPMAQNSTVPTVREFLADESTKKAAAYSTEKMKQALNTLQQEIGIADEDVVRIPAVIATMDSLKKWLHAQEKEDPSSSGHRFLPLNSAFPSQVNGVPLSDSVFIAPKPWGPVVDGEDIMEKMSREAYAAAGFDIDFIDDWELHLGSGDLHCYTNTFRNPTAQWW